The DNA window GGATTAATTCTTGTTTTATATTTTGCATTTTTTTCTTACGACTATTAAACGAACGAATGGTGCTCTATTAATTAGATCCATAATATTTTTTTTGAAATGAATCAACAAGACTGGAATAAAAGGCATCAAAAATACTTTCGCTTGAATATCTTTCAAAAAATTATCATTTCAGTTACAAAATTGCATTTTAACAAAGGGATAAATATTTTATCATGTAATTGAAACGTAATGTTATAATTGAAAAAATGAATCAATTTAATTTGACTAATCTTTATGCAATAAATACTTTGGCGGTAACTTCGTATTAGGCGAAGAATTATATTTAGAGGCGTGTCATGTCAAAAGAAAAAAAAGAGTTAGAGTGCAAAATGGTTGGTTCAGTAAGTGAAGTGAATACTCAATTAAAACTTCTTTTAGATGCATTTTCAGAAGGCAATATCGTGATTGCTGACGGCGAGGATGTAGTTCGATTGTCGCCTGCTGGTTCTGTATCTCTCGAAATAGATACAAATGTAAAGAGCGAAAAAGAAAAATATATATTGAGATATCTTGGAAAAAACCTAAGCCTGTAGAATCTATTCCACCTTCTTTTACTATTTCATCAAAAGCATTGGAAACAGAATAACTACTCTGTAGTAGCGGATAAGTAGATGTAAATAATATGAGTCATGGTGATATAGGAATTAATGGGGGTTATCTGCGTCTTATACTTTTTTAAATAGGTTTTGAGCCATTCCATTTCTCATGGATTGGGCTTATAATATCGCCAATGAAAAGGACGGTATCTTTTGCGCACCCGAAAGAAGACATTTTAGAATTATTTTTTATTGGAACCAACTTAGCCATGGGAATTCCACGTTTAGTAATTGTTAATTCAGGATAAAGATTTCCAACATCCTCAAGGATTT is part of the Leptospiraceae bacterium genome and encodes:
- a CDS encoding amphi-Trp domain-containing protein, which produces MSKEKKELECKMVGSVSEVNTQLKLLLDAFSEGNIVIADGEDVVRLSPAGSVSLEIDTNVKSEKEKYILRYLGKNLSL
- a CDS encoding type II toxin-antitoxin system prevent-host-death family antitoxin translates to MMEIAAGKFKAQCLKILEDVGNLYPELTITKRGIPMAKLVPIKNNSKMSSFGCAKDTVLFIGDIISPIHEKWNGSKPI